The following are encoded together in the Salvia hispanica cultivar TCC Black 2014 chromosome 6, UniMelb_Shisp_WGS_1.0, whole genome shotgun sequence genome:
- the LOC125195247 gene encoding homeobox-leucine zipper protein ROC2-like: MSEREASEQRKMSDESEASNQRGNRKRYHRHSPHQIQQMEAFYKNCPHPDEKQRNELSRQLGIEPIQVKFWFQNKRTQMKTRHEHEENAHLRIENERLRVENLRFREALLNICCPNCGVPKCEDNQIVMECSSSRQVSKAVTSSNSCWAPHIASGSNEYRAAVMETVISAMDELIRVAQLGEPLWVSSVDRHNFVLNEEEYFRVFTGPRKEGFQAEATRESAMIYSAASDLVAILMDVEQWANVFSGVVSKATNLQVFSSGQEGTYNEVVQVMNVEFHVASPVVPTRQSYFARYCRQHMDSTWAVVDVSLDHLHPTLFNMCRRRPSGCLIKDMPSGYSKVIWVEHVEVEGSGVHSIYKPLIRAGLAFGAQRWLAILDGYCQRVANGSVPLDVIGFLGIFDYYTLSYSILGSGRESLLKVAQRMVRGFCRGVNASVANTWITLSGLDNLSDSVKMMTRKNVDDPTTPLGFQLTMATSFWLPTPPKRVFDFLRDHNTRKEWDMLLFGEDIEEMAHIVTGNEDGNLVTMYQVKDTNQNSNKTIMLQESRKDLTAAYVIYAPIDMVSADTILCGGDSSSIPILPSGFTILPDGPIRGGRPTPHGETGGSLLTLALQVMVDPGPDANISPASVSVANQVICDMVDKIKETLIS; encoded by the exons GTTTTATAAAAACTGTCCTCACCCAGATGAGAAGCAAAGAAATGAGCTCAGTCGACAACTTGGGATTGAACCGATTCAAGTCAAATTTTGGttccaaaataaaagaacGCAGATGAAG ACACGACACGAGCACGAAGAGAACGCCCATCTCCGAATTGAAAACGAACGACTCCGGGTCGAGAATCTAAGGTTTAGAGAAGCTCTGTTGAATATTTGTTGCCCTAATTGTGGTGTTCCAAAATGTGAAGATAACCAAATTGTAATGGAATGTTCTTCTTCAAGACAG GTGAGCAAGGCTGTTACAAGCTCTAATAGTTGTTGGGCCCCACATATAGCTAGTGGGAGTAACGAATATCGGGCCGCGGTGATGGAGACCGTGATCTCCGCGATGGACGAGCTGATCAGAGTAGCTCAATTGGGCGAACCGTTGTGGGTGTCGAGCGTGGATCGCCACAACTTTGTGTTGAATGAGGAGGAATATTTCCGGGTCTTCACCGGCCCCAGAAAGGAAGGGTTCCAAGCCGAGGCGACGCGTGAGTCTGCTATGATTTATTCCGCTGCTTCCGATCTCGTCGCCATTCTCATGGATGTG GAGCAATGGGCAAATGTGTTTTCAGGAGTAGTTTCAAAAGCAACCAACTTGCAAGTGTTTTCATCTGGACAAGAGGGAACATACAATGAAGTTGTGCAAGTG ATGAATGTGGAGTTTCACGTTGCATCGCCGGTGGTTCCAACGCGCCAAAGCTACTTTGCGCGATATTGTCGACAACACATGGATTCAACGTGGGCTGTAGTTGATGTCTCTTTGGATCACTTACATCCTACTCTCTTCAATATGTGTCGGAGAAGACCTTCAGGTTGTCTCATTAAAGACATGCCTAGTGGTTATTCCAag GTGATATGGGTGGAACATGTAGAAGTTGAAGGGAGTGGGGTCCACAGCATATACAAGCCGCTAATCAGAGCCGGTCTGGCTTTTGGGGCACAACGATGGCTTGCGATTCTCGACGGATACTGCCAACGGGTTGCCAACGGATCTGTTCCTTTGGACGTTATCGGTTTTTTAGgtatatttgattattataCACTATCATATAGTATAT TGGGGAGTGGCAGGGAAAGTTTGTTGAAGGTGGCACAAAGGATGGTGAGGGGATTTTGTCGCGGAGTAAATGCCTCCGTTGCAAATACATGGATAACACTATCTGGGTTGGATAACTTGAGTGACAGTGTCAAGATGATGACCCGCAAAAATGTGGATGACCCGACCACTCCTTTAGGCTTCCAACTCACCATGGCCACTTCATTTTGGCTCCCCACCCCGCCAAAAAGGGTCTTTGATTTTCTTCGTGATCATAACACCAGAAAAGAG TGGGACATGCTCTTATTTGGAGAAGATATAGAAGAAATGGCTCATATTGTAACGGGCAATGAAGATGGAAACCTTGTTACAATGTATCAAGTCAAG GACACGAATCAAAACTCGAACAAAACTATAATGTTGCAAGAAAGTCGCAAAGACTTGACCGCAGCTTACGTGATCTACGCCCCAATCGACATGGTTAGTGCGGACACGATTCTGTGCGGGGGTGATTCAAGTAGCATACCCATACTCCCGTCGGGATTCACCATTCTTCCCGATGGGCCCATTCGCGGCGGCCGCCCCACGCCACATGGGGAAACGGGGGGATCTCTTTTGACATTAGCCCTTCag GTTATGGTGGATCCTGGTCCAGATGCAAATATTTCTCCTGCCTCAGTTTCAGTGGCTAACCAAGTCATATGTGACATGGTggataaaattaaagaaacttTGATTTCCTGA
- the LOC125191766 gene encoding protein EPIDERMAL PATTERNING FACTOR 1-like isoform X1 — MDEMKKGSTLVLLVLIVLLVTIHARPPDHGRQTQSHYRVVPNLLKHKQADTLQVAGSRLPDCTHACGSCTPCRLVMVSFVCSSIEEAETCPMAYKCMCHNKSYPVP, encoded by the exons ATGGATGAGATGAAAAAGGGATCGACACTTGTGCTCCTTGTCTTGATCGTGCTTCTAGTTACCATACATGCTCGCCCAC caGATCATGGTCGTCAAACTCAATCACATTATAGGGTCGTACCAAACTTGTTGAAGCATAAACAAGCGGATACACTGCAAGTGGCTGGGTCGAGGTTACCGGATTGTACCCACGCTTGTGGATCTTGTACGCCATGCCGGCTAGTTATGGTGAGCTTTGTATGTTCATCCATTGAAGAGGCCGAGACTTGCCCTATGGCTTACAAATGCATGTGTCACAATAAGTCCTACCCCGTGCCATGA
- the LOC125191766 gene encoding protein EPIDERMAL PATTERNING FACTOR 1-like isoform X2 — protein sequence MDEMKKGSTLVLLVLIVLLVTIHARPHHGRQTQSHYRVVPNLLKHKQADTLQVAGSRLPDCTHACGSCTPCRLVMVSFVCSSIEEAETCPMAYKCMCHNKSYPVP from the exons ATGGATGAGATGAAAAAGGGATCGACACTTGTGCTCCTTGTCTTGATCGTGCTTCTAGTTACCATACATGCTCGCCCAC ATCATGGTCGTCAAACTCAATCACATTATAGGGTCGTACCAAACTTGTTGAAGCATAAACAAGCGGATACACTGCAAGTGGCTGGGTCGAGGTTACCGGATTGTACCCACGCTTGTGGATCTTGTACGCCATGCCGGCTAGTTATGGTGAGCTTTGTATGTTCATCCATTGAAGAGGCCGAGACTTGCCCTATGGCTTACAAATGCATGTGTCACAATAAGTCCTACCCCGTGCCATGA
- the LOC125193495 gene encoding ELMO domain-containing protein B-like isoform X1 — protein sequence MGWSNYWIDFALLNYFSYYSYLFVEKGVGIYSPTFLMKFRRRKCIPSCASHQGVDEDEVYWDRKKQDKESAWSHNSAHVISQLAQCFTNAMFGPRSWIGGLFSRANHRRSGSTQFLDYTLTPIQEERLQRLKERLGVPYDETRNEHQEALQALWDATFPGVKLKGMISEQWKDMGWQGANPATDFRGCGFLSLENLLYFARNYPVAFSRVRLKQSGERSEWEYPFAVAGINVSFMLTQMLDLHSEMPKCLPGFNFVRLLGKDKDAFDVLYCIAFSMMDAQWLAMQASYMQFNEVLQVTRIQLERELSLEDVHRIRDLPAYNFLFHE from the exons ATGGGCTGGAGTAATTATTGGATTGACTTTGCATTGTTAAATTACTTTTCGTATTATTCCTACCTTTTTGTGGAAAAGGGTGTGGGAATCTACTCTCCTACGTTTCTGATGAAATTTAGGAGAAGAAAATGTATACCTTCTTGTGCCTCTCATCAAGGA gttgatgaagatgaagtgTACTGGGACCGGAAGAAACAAGACAAAGAATCAGCATGGTCACATAATTCTGCTCATGTAATATCACAGTTAGCTCAGTGCTTTA CTAATGCTATGTTTGGACCAAGATCGTGGATAGGAGGATTGTTTAGCCGCGCCAACCATAGAAGATCTGGAAGCACACAATTTCTTGACTACACTTTGACCCCTATTCAG GAAGAAAGACTGCAAAGGCTTAAAGAACGTCTAGGAGTACCTTATGATGAGACGCGTAATGAACATCAA GAAGCTCTTCAAGCCTTGTGGGATGCTACCTTCCCCGGCGTTAAGCTTAAAGGTATGATATCCGAGCAGTGGAAAGATATGGGATGGCAGGGAGCAAATCCAGCGACTGATTTTAG GGGCTGTGGCTTCCTCTCACTTGAAAACTTGCTTTATTTCGCCCGAAATTACCCG GTTGCTTTTAGTAGGGTACGTCTAAAGCAATCTGGAGAGCGTTCAGAATGGGAGTACCCGTTTGCTGTCGCTGGCATTAACGTTTCGTTCATGCTGACTCAGATGCTCGACTTACATTCAG AAATGCCCAAATGCCTTCCCGGATTTAACTTTGTAAGATTATTAGGAA AAGACAAAGATGCATTCGACGTCCTCTATTGTATAGCTTTCTCGATGATGGACGCTCAATGGCTTGCAATGCAGGCTTCCTACATGCAGTTCAAT GAAGTGTTGCAAGTAACAAGAATACAATTGGAAAGAGAATTGTCTTTAGAAGATGTTCATAGAATACGTGATTTGCCAGCTTATAACTTTTTGTTCCATGAGTAG
- the LOC125193495 gene encoding ELMO domain-containing protein A-like isoform X2 yields the protein MGWSNYWIDFALLNYFSYYSYLFVEKGVGIYSPTFLMKFRRRKCIPSCASHQGVDEDEVYWDRKKQDKESAWSHNSAHVISQLAQCFTNAMFGPRSWIGGLFSRANHRRSGSTQFLDYTLTPIQEERLQRLKERLGVPYDETRNEHQEALQALWDATFPGVKLKGMISEQWKDMGWQGANPATDFRGCGFLSLENLLYFARNYPVAFSRVRLKQSGERSEWEYPFAVAGINVSFMLTQMLDLHSEMPKCLPGFNFVRLLGKDKDAFDVLYCIAFSMMDAQWLAMQASYMQFNRCTVQISGPCPV from the exons ATGGGCTGGAGTAATTATTGGATTGACTTTGCATTGTTAAATTACTTTTCGTATTATTCCTACCTTTTTGTGGAAAAGGGTGTGGGAATCTACTCTCCTACGTTTCTGATGAAATTTAGGAGAAGAAAATGTATACCTTCTTGTGCCTCTCATCAAGGA gttgatgaagatgaagtgTACTGGGACCGGAAGAAACAAGACAAAGAATCAGCATGGTCACATAATTCTGCTCATGTAATATCACAGTTAGCTCAGTGCTTTA CTAATGCTATGTTTGGACCAAGATCGTGGATAGGAGGATTGTTTAGCCGCGCCAACCATAGAAGATCTGGAAGCACACAATTTCTTGACTACACTTTGACCCCTATTCAG GAAGAAAGACTGCAAAGGCTTAAAGAACGTCTAGGAGTACCTTATGATGAGACGCGTAATGAACATCAA GAAGCTCTTCAAGCCTTGTGGGATGCTACCTTCCCCGGCGTTAAGCTTAAAGGTATGATATCCGAGCAGTGGAAAGATATGGGATGGCAGGGAGCAAATCCAGCGACTGATTTTAG GGGCTGTGGCTTCCTCTCACTTGAAAACTTGCTTTATTTCGCCCGAAATTACCCG GTTGCTTTTAGTAGGGTACGTCTAAAGCAATCTGGAGAGCGTTCAGAATGGGAGTACCCGTTTGCTGTCGCTGGCATTAACGTTTCGTTCATGCTGACTCAGATGCTCGACTTACATTCAG AAATGCCCAAATGCCTTCCCGGATTTAACTTTGTAAGATTATTAGGAA AAGACAAAGATGCATTCGACGTCCTCTATTGTATAGCTTTCTCGATGATGGACGCTCAATGGCTTGCAATGCAGGCTTCCTACATGCAGTTCAAT AGATGCACTGTGCAGATTAGCGGACCCTGCCCGGTGTAG
- the LOC125193495 gene encoding ELMO domain-containing protein A-like isoform X3, protein MFGPRSWIGGLFSRANHRRSGSTQFLDYTLTPIQEERLQRLKERLGVPYDETRNEHQEALQALWDATFPGVKLKGMISEQWKDMGWQGANPATDFRGCGFLSLENLLYFARNYPVAFSRVRLKQSGERSEWEYPFAVAGINVSFMLTQMLDLHSEMPKCLPGFNFVRLLGKDKDAFDVLYCIAFSMMDAQWLAMQASYMQFNEVLQVTRIQLERELSLEDVHRIRDLPAYNFLFHE, encoded by the exons ATGTTTGGACCAAGATCGTGGATAGGAGGATTGTTTAGCCGCGCCAACCATAGAAGATCTGGAAGCACACAATTTCTTGACTACACTTTGACCCCTATTCAG GAAGAAAGACTGCAAAGGCTTAAAGAACGTCTAGGAGTACCTTATGATGAGACGCGTAATGAACATCAA GAAGCTCTTCAAGCCTTGTGGGATGCTACCTTCCCCGGCGTTAAGCTTAAAGGTATGATATCCGAGCAGTGGAAAGATATGGGATGGCAGGGAGCAAATCCAGCGACTGATTTTAG GGGCTGTGGCTTCCTCTCACTTGAAAACTTGCTTTATTTCGCCCGAAATTACCCG GTTGCTTTTAGTAGGGTACGTCTAAAGCAATCTGGAGAGCGTTCAGAATGGGAGTACCCGTTTGCTGTCGCTGGCATTAACGTTTCGTTCATGCTGACTCAGATGCTCGACTTACATTCAG AAATGCCCAAATGCCTTCCCGGATTTAACTTTGTAAGATTATTAGGAA AAGACAAAGATGCATTCGACGTCCTCTATTGTATAGCTTTCTCGATGATGGACGCTCAATGGCTTGCAATGCAGGCTTCCTACATGCAGTTCAAT GAAGTGTTGCAAGTAACAAGAATACAATTGGAAAGAGAATTGTCTTTAGAAGATGTTCATAGAATACGTGATTTGCCAGCTTATAACTTTTTGTTCCATGAGTAG